The sequence TAAGGTGGGGGAGAGGGAATACAAAGTCAACATTAAAACGCAATCCCTTACCTACAGCTCAATAATAGAGTTTCCCCTGGAATGGGGGGAGTATAACATAACGATAAAAGGGAGAGATTATCATGGGAATTCCAATTCAATCCGAGTGGAGTTTTCCCACTACCCAGAAATTTTTGAGATAAAATTTGATGGAAGCGGCGAATGGTTTCAGAATGCTCATCCTTACAGCAGGAAAGAGCTGGAGCACATATGGCGATCGGCAACTACTTACAAACCCCTCCACATATACAAGATCATTTATCCGGATTTGGGGTTTGATAGGTACGGCAAGATTAAGATGGGAGAAGCCATGAAATTCTTTTATGAAAGAGCTAAAGAAGACTTCTTCCGATTTTACAACAAACCTTTACCCTTTTACTCCATAACTCCTCTGCATGTAGCTTATTTCGTAAACAGCTACGTCCACTCCTACGATTTGCCCATAATAAAAACCCTAAGATCAGGCATATGTGGTTACGATGGAGAAACCCAAGTTGTTCTCATGAACAACTTTTTCATGGACTTCAACCTCAAAGCGTGGGCACTTCAGATCCCGGCAAGCATTAGCGGATGGAAGCTCGATCACTCAGAGATAATAGTAATATGGGATGTGCCCCTTCTAGTCGGAAGCAACTATAGAGCCCTTTACGTCCTTGGAAAAGACCCTTACATATCAAATGAGAACCTTTTCTATCCATATGATCGGGATTGGTTTAGGAGATACTATGACGATACGGTGGAGATGATGGTTCTTGGGATACTTCCTTACAGGCCCGACGTTACTGCAGTGGAGAATTTTTACAAGCGCTTTAATATATCTGTAACTCCAGCGTATCCCTACAAAAACCTCATGGAAGAGCTGATTACAGGATATGAGTTCTTTGCCTCCTACGTGACTTTCAACATAAGCGAGCAATACGTGCAGGGGTTGCTGGAGATGGTAAAGGAGGGGAACTTGAGCGTTTTAGATGAACTTAACAAGCTCGAAGCGGCAAGAGCTTTATGGTACAGACTGGATGGACACAACCTTTATTATGGTCCAAAATACACCCCAGACTACGTAACAGTAACAAAAGATGGAAAATTCTACTATGTTCACAAAAACCGCTCTAAAGCTTTTTCCACATCGTAAGGGTGATCAAGAACTACTACCCCCTCTTTTCTTAACGCTTCGAGATGCTCAAGGTCAATTTTGCGCGGATAGATTTTAAAGATCTCCCCGTTAGGGGCTTTGGTTTCCACAACTGGCTTGGAATCTGTTGGGACTAGTATTAACGGCACTCTACTTTTCAAGGCTTGAGATGCACAGCATGAAAGCAAAGAATCTGCTATGCCTAGTCGTATCTTTGCAACCGTGTTTGAAGTTGCGGGGGATATTACAAAGACGTCAAATTTACCCAGATTAAAAGCGCCACATGAAGGAAACGAATGTCCCTGTTTGGATTCCCTAACGAGAGGGAAGCTTCCTATTCTTTCGAGAACTCCATACATTCTGGCTACCTCTTCTCCAGCCGAGGATAGGAATACTTTGATCTCATGCTTGTCCTTTAATTTTTCTAGTACCTCAATACTTTCCAGAAGCAAGTGCCCAGCCCCACTGATTCCCCATGCCACTCTCACAACTCTTCCACCACTTGGATGTTGAGAACAAAGTTTTAAGCATTTTTGCTAAACTTCTCTTGGTGAACAGAATGGAGATTCCAAACTATGGAAGGATAAGCACACGAACAGTTATATTTGACTTAAATGGAACACTAGGCCTTGAAGGAAAAGTAAGGGAAGAGGTAAAGGAGCTTTTAAGGAAACTTGGCGAAAAATACGAGATCGTTGTTCTAAGCTCCGATACATTTGGAACTCTGGAAGACGAGTTTAAGGGTATGAAAGTTAAAATAGAAAAGGTCAAAGATGGCAACGAGAAGCTCCAGAAGGCATTAAAATATGAACCCTACATTGGAGTTGGCAACGGCAATAACGATGTCAGAATGCTTGAGAATGCTGAGCTTGCCATATGCGTAATAGGAGAAGAAGGAGCCAGCGTCGAGGCATTGCTGGCAAGTGATATAGTAGTCAAGGATATTAAGGATGCTATTAACCTGCTGCTAAATGAGAAAAGGTTAATAGCAACGCTTAGGGGTTGAGGAGTTTAGTTAATTGTACAACAATTCCGGAAAGTTAAAAGGTAATCAGGAGTAGTTAAGAGAGGCGGATGATGAGAAACTCTGGCGGAGTGATGAAGAACCCTATGAGCGCTGACGCTTCTTTCTCTTCTTTTTTGGAAGTAATCTAACTTTACTCCCGCAGTCGGGGCATATGTTTTCTGGCGGTTGAGTTTCGAACTTTCTCCCACAGCCAATGCAGACGTAGCGCCATTTTATGACCTTCTTTATTCCACGCTTCAGCGTTCTAAACTTTAAGCCGAGAAGGGTTGCAATGTTTTGAAGGTTGTAATCATCGGTAAAAATCTCTCCCTTGAGTTCATAAGCTAAGGCCAAGATTTCAATATCTGCTTCGCTTAACTCTCCAAGCTCCCCACTCTCTAAAGCTTTCTTCTTAACAGCCTCTATGCTCTCCCTCGAGGGGACGAGAACCTTAACCTTTCCCGCACTAATCAAGCTTTCAACGAATACCTTGGATTCCGGGTCTTTAATCTCTTCAAGCACCTTTGGGCTTGTAACACCTTCAACATCAACCCCTTGAATGAATATTGCGGCGTCTATAACAAGCATGGTGTGTAATTGGAGAAAAGGGTTAAAGGGTTATCGCTTTATTATTGGGTGGTGAAAACAATGAGAGTAGACCTCAACTCTGACCTTGGTGAAAGCTTTGGGAGGTATAAGCTTGGGCTTGATGAGGAAGTAATGAAGTACATAACATCGGCAAACGTTGCATGCGGCTGGCATGCTGGTGATCCAATGGTAATGAGAAAAACTGTAACGCTTGCCAAAGAGCTGAACGTCGCTGTTGGGGCACATCCGGGTTATCCAGACTTAATGGGTTTTGGAAGGAGGTACATGGACATAACGAGGGAGGAGGCAAGGAACTACATTCTCTATCAGGTCGGGGCATTATATGCGTTCGTGAAGGCTGAAGGGCTGGAGCTCCAGCACGTTAAGCCCCATGGGGCATTTTACAACGCTCTGGTTAAAGACGAAGAGCTTGCAAGAGGAGTTCTAGAAGGAATAGCAGATTTTGACAAGAAGCTTATTTTCGTTGGGCTCTCAATGTCAAAGCCTTTGGAAATTGCAGAAGAGATGGGGCTAAAAGTAGCCCACGAAGTGTTCGCCGATAGGGCATACAACCCAGATGGAACCCTCGTCTCAAGAAGAAAGCCGGGGGCAGTTATTCATGATAAAGAGCTTATAGCCGAGAGAGTAATCTCAATGGTCAAAGACGGGGGTGTTAAAGCTATTAACGGCGAATGGGTGGAGCTCAAAGCGGACACAATCTGCGTTCATGGAGACAATCCTCAAGCTGTTGAGATAACAGCATACATAAGAAAGCGCCTCGAAGAAGAGGGAGTGAAGGTCGTTCCTATGAGGGAGTTTATTCGGTGATTTCTATGTTTCCAATTTTTAAACCGGCTGGCGATTCAGCCATAGCAATAATTTTTGGCGATGAAATCGATGAAAATGTTAATAAAAAAGTTCATGCCGTTGCGGAAGCAATTGAAGAAGCAGCTCCAGAGTGGCTCATCGAAGTTGTGCCAACTTACACAAGCGTTTATATCTACTATGATCCCCTCAAAATCTCATACTCTGAAGTTCTCGAAGCCGTAAAGCCCTTCCTTTCTGCGGAGCCCAGAGAGGAGGAAAAGAGAATCATCGAGATACCTGTTGCCTATGGAGGAAAATTCGGCCCGGACATAGAGTTCGTTGCGGAGTACAATGGACTAACGGTTGAGGAAGTCATTGAGATACACTCAAAGCCCCTCTATAGAGTTTATATGCTTGGATTTCTCCCAGGGTTTGCTTATCTTGGCGGGATGGACGAGGGGATTGCAACACCAAGGCTTGAGAAGCCGCGCTTAAAAGTTCCAGCCGGGAGTGTGGGCATAGCTGGGAAGCAGACGGGATGGTATGCCATAGAAAGCCCTGGAGGATGGCGTTTAATTGGAAGAACACCCTTGAAAACCTTTGATCCTTCTAAAAGCCCGCCAAGTAT comes from Thermococcus alcaliphilus and encodes:
- the pxpB gene encoding 5-oxoprolinase subunit PxpB — translated: MFPIFKPAGDSAIAIIFGDEIDENVNKKVHAVAEAIEEAAPEWLIEVVPTYTSVYIYYDPLKISYSEVLEAVKPFLSAEPREEEKRIIEIPVAYGGKFGPDIEFVAEYNGLTVEEVIEIHSKPLYRVYMLGFLPGFAYLGGMDEGIATPRLEKPRLKVPAGSVGIAGKQTGWYAIESPGGWRLIGRTPLKTFDPSKSPPSIVKAGDYVKFVPISEEEFWEIYKQEWGESNDRAC
- a CDS encoding type II toxin-antitoxin system VapC family toxin, giving the protein MLVIDAAIFIQGVDVEGVTSPKVLEEIKDPESKVFVESLISAGKVKVLVPSRESIEAVKKKALESGELGELSEADIEILALAYELKGEIFTDDYNLQNIATLLGLKFRTLKRGIKKVIKWRYVCIGCGRKFETQPPENICPDCGSKVRLLPKKKRKKRQRS
- a CDS encoding HAD family hydrolase, coding for MEIPNYGRISTRTVIFDLNGTLGLEGKVREEVKELLRKLGEKYEIVVLSSDTFGTLEDEFKGMKVKIEKVKDGNEKLQKALKYEPYIGVGNGNNDVRMLENAELAICVIGEEGASVEALLASDIVVKDIKDAINLLLNEKRLIATLRG
- a CDS encoding flavoprotein; this encodes MRVAWGISGAGHLLLESIEVLEKLKDKHEIKVFLSSAGEEVARMYGVLERIGSFPLVRESKQGHSFPSCGAFNLGKFDVFVISPATSNTVAKIRLGIADSLLSCCASQALKSRVPLILVPTDSKPVVETKAPNGEIFKIYPRKIDLEHLEALRKEGVVVLDHPYDVEKALERFL
- a CDS encoding LamB/YcsF family protein, coding for MRVDLNSDLGESFGRYKLGLDEEVMKYITSANVACGWHAGDPMVMRKTVTLAKELNVAVGAHPGYPDLMGFGRRYMDITREEARNYILYQVGALYAFVKAEGLELQHVKPHGAFYNALVKDEELARGVLEGIADFDKKLIFVGLSMSKPLEIAEEMGLKVAHEVFADRAYNPDGTLVSRRKPGAVIHDKELIAERVISMVKDGGVKAINGEWVELKADTICVHGDNPQAVEITAYIRKRLEEEGVKVVPMREFIR